CGAGCCACCCGTTCTGCCGGCGCCTGATCAGCGAAGAGCTCGGGTGCGCCGAGATGGGCGGGGAGAGCGGCACCATCTTCCTCGACCCGGTCGACGGCACCTACAACGCCGTGGTCGGGATCCCGTTCTATGCCCTCTCGATTGCGTATGCAAAAGAAGGGGTCGTTCAGGCGGGATACGTCCAGAACCTCGCCACCGGGGAGACGTTCTGCGCTGTCCGGGGGCGGGGGGCCAGCCTCGACGGCCATCCCATCCGCGTCTCGGGTGTCTCCCTCCTCGAAGAGAGCGCCATGAGCGTTTATGGCCGGAAGTTCGACCCGACCCGTGTCCAGATGATCGGCCGGAAGATCCGGCGGTGGCGCCTCCTCGGCGCATCGGCGCTCGAGCTCTGCTACGTCGGGTGCGGCCGCATCGATGGTTTCATCGACGTGCGGGGGACGCTCCGGGTCACCGACGCAGCGGCGGGGATGCTGATCTGCGAGGAGGCCGGGGGAACTGTCTCTGATCTCGAAGGAAACGCGCTTGTCTTCCCCGACGAGGTATCCGTCGGGCGGAGCCTCGTCGCCACGAACAGTATCGTGCACAACAAGGTCATCGAGTACCTGAGGTGAACCGCGCATGAAGATTGTCCTTGTATCGCGTCTCGATGAGGCGGATGCGCTCCGCTACACCGCGTCGCTCGCCCGGGAACTCGAGGAGATGGGGCACGAGGTTGCTCTCGAGGAAGGCACGGCGGAACATCTCGGTGAAGGGGGTATCCCGTTTGAGGAGATCGCCGGCGATCTCGTCGTGGTCGTCGGCGGCGACGGATCGGTTCTCCTCACCGTCCACCAGATGAAGAAGCAGATTCCGGTCCTCGGGATCAACTGGGGCGAGGTAGGATTCCTCGCTGACCTGGAACCCGACGAAGCAGGAGCGTTCTTCGCCGACCACATGGATGGGTTCCGTGTCGAGAGCCGGATGCGGGTCAGCCTCGCCGTCAACGGGAGACCGCTCGGCGACGCC
The genomic region above belongs to Methanoculleus horonobensis and contains:
- a CDS encoding bifunctional fructose-bisphosphatase/inositol-phosphate phosphatase, with translation MEFIRACEDVAGAVRDAVAGMVGTPEGGAYVKMGADGTPTKKIDQVAEDIIVDYFTSHPFCRRLISEELGCAEMGGESGTIFLDPVDGTYNAVVGIPFYALSIAYAKEGVVQAGYVQNLATGETFCAVRGRGASLDGHPIRVSGVSLLEESAMSVYGRKFDPTRVQMIGRKIRRWRLLGASALELCYVGCGRIDGFIDVRGTLRVTDAAAGMLICEEAGGTVSDLEGNALVFPDEVSVGRSLVATNSIVHNKVIEYLR